Part of the Lutra lutra chromosome 4, mLutLut1.2, whole genome shotgun sequence genome is shown below.
AGGAAAGGGTTAAGTTTCCAGGCCTCCTGGCCAGGCTTCAGCCAGGTTCCAGGACTGTGGTGGGGGTGACCAGAGGGATGTGTTGGGAAACTGGTAAAGCTACCATCTGGGGCATGGTCGCTGGCCCTCCTCCTGGCCCAAACCGCAGACGCCGTGGCAGCAGGAAAATCAGCGCAGTTCAGAGCAAGCTCCATTGTGTAACCAGCCCTGGGGGACTGCCCCAAGCTGGAGAGGGGAgtagggctggggctgggggagaatcCACCTCAGAAGTGAGACCCGAGGTTCTTTCTCAAAACACATTTGGGGCTCTGGTCTTCACTAGAGTCCAGAGGGACTCAAGTCCACTTTATGATTCAAACCCTCTGAGAACTGGAATGGGAAGCTCTGCCCCTGGGCCCCAGTCTGGCAGCCAAGGGCAGCTCTGGGAGGGCCACTTCGGAGGAGAGGTGGGTATGGAGGGAGGCCTTTCCTCAGCCAGCCTCAAGTGGCGGGATTCTGCGCTTCCCCAGGCGCCTCACAGTAAAATCTGTAACTCGAGAAGTCCCCTCTCCCTCAGCAAGAGAGCCCAGCCAAATCCCTCATGTGGCTTAAGGAGTGGCAGTGGGGTGGAGGAGGAAAatgcagggtcacagggagaaATCTGAGCTGAGGgccaccccaaacacacacaggcGAGGAGCAGTGGATTTTCCTTTTAATGCAAAACCTTGCAATACAAAATGATGTGGAGAAAGCCCCCATTCTCCGGGGCACtaaagggaaagggcagagagccAAAGTCTCCTCCTCCTAGAACTCTCTCCCTCCACCGGACTTGCACTGAGGCAAGAAATATTCTGTTGCCCGTTTGCTGGGGCTGCCCCCAAAGGAGGGTCAGCACTCTGGGTCTGCGTGGCCTTTGGCCTGAAATTCATTgccagggggcaggaggggagcgACACTTAGGGTTGTCTCTCTTTCAGCTCCGAAAAGATCTCTCGACATCTAAGGTCCCACAGGAAACGGAGGGGCTATGAGAATTTGGCTTCCATTGGCTGCGTTTATGGGCCCCAAACTGCAAGTTGCCCACATGAGGAGCAGGAAATGTTGTGGGGACAGAAATGTGTAGAGGTGAGGGAGATTCAACCACCAGAGCTAGGTGCTCagacttcttcctctttccttctcatctCCAGCTTATAGACAATCTGGTAGCCATCATCCCAGGCGTAGAGCTGGCGCTCCCGGGGGTTGTAACGGAGGCTGGCATGGGCCCCATATCGGCGGGGGAAATACGGGAGTGCCGCCCTTTCGGGGGTCAGGGTGCCGCTGGCATCAAAGGAGCACTGGATGCGGGCGCGGCTGGCAGGGCGGGTGTTATAGACAACGTACAGGGTCCCACAGATGACAAAGGCAGCCTCGGCATTCTCTCTGGGACATGGGGTGTCCCACTGCTGCTCGGTGTCCAGGGTCTGAGGGTCTAACTTGGCCAGGCACAAGTGCCTGTCATCTTCCCGAGTGGCATAGACAGCCCAAAGGCCCTCCTCGTCAGCAGCCAGGTCGATGTATGTGTCTGCTGTCAGCCCATACGGGGGGATCAAACCCTCCGCTGGGAATACCGAGCTGTCCACCACGGTCCGGTTTGCCAAGTGGAATTTGATGAGCTGCAAAGTGTTCTCCAGCTCACCTCCCCCTCCAGGTCCTCCAGGAGGCCTCCGGGCGTAATAAAGAAAGCCACCATACACCAGCTGCCCTGTGCCTACCCAGGGGAAGGGCACCCGGACCCGGGAAGCTTTCCGGGCAGCCATGGTAAGGGTGAAGTCCCGCAGCCTTGGGAAGACAAAGGCTGTGTCATTCTGTGTCCCATCTAATACATAGATCTTCTCTGTCGGCCCCATTGGATCCTTGGTCCATAGACCAGCTGGGCCACCAAACCGCTTCAGGATCTTCATTGATCTCACCTGAGAGATGGTGTAGCCACAGTCTGTCGGGGATGGAGAAGAGCACAGGACAAGCAATACACACATGAGTTAGATGCCCGCTGCGGGAAACCCCCAGAGTGGGCCGCCTTGAGGACGGCTGCCGGTGGACGCCTCCACTCATACAGAGGATAGGGAAAAGGGTGCCCCAGAGGTCTGGGTCCCCAGAAATGCTCGCAATGGACCTGTCATTATAGAGTCCCCTAAAGCAGATTCCAGATCACACCAAAGTGGCCTCTGAACCAggagaaaaacagggaaaagCCAAGGCAGAATACATATCCTGAGAGTGTCAGGCCTCTGCTTACCTGTCAGCATATCGTACTTCTCGTTTCTTCTGCCCTTGCCTTTGATCCCAGGGCCTCCGGTCACCTTCTCATCAACTTCCACACAGGGTAGAGCTGGGTTCTGGGTCTCCAGATAGTCAACCTCCCGCTCCAGACGGTCCACTCTCCCCGAAATGCTGTCAGCCTCGGTCCTGAGAGCCTCGCGCTCCTTCTCGGCCACCTCCAGCAGCGGCAGCATCTTGTTTTTGAAATCTCTCAGCTCAGCGGCATGCCGGCTACTTTGGTCCTGGCACTGGGCCAGCCGTTCCTGCAGGGAtgggggccaggagaggggctgAAGGGTTACCACTCCCAGGCAGGGAGAGGCCCAACCAGGGAGTGAGGAACAGGAAAAAGCACAAACTTGGCCAGAGATCAACTCCCCTGCAACCCCCACTGAAGGGAAACCAGATGTTCAGAGATGCCAAATGTGCAAAAAACCCAGCTGGGATCACCTAGGCCTCTACCCCTACTTCATGTCCTCAGAGCCACTGCGGGTGGCCTAAGTACATGAGGGCAGTAAGGGGTCTCGGCTCCCCTGTACTGTTCTCCTCTTGGGAATGAACAGATTTCAACTCGGGAATGCCACAGACTTCAAACTGTTAAAAAGACACAAAGCTGCAGATTCTCTGGGAACTTCCAACTCTCACAGAATCATCAGCTGCCCCTGAGATGCTGTCCTGCCATGCTAGCTCTCATGTCCGAGTCCTCAGTCCCCTTATCCCACGCAATCTCAGGGTAAAACACAAAGGCCTGTTTGCTTTGGAATCGCTCTGTCGTTgcgggggaaggaggagggcttGCACTTGTAAGGATACTCTTAATAAGAGTTTTCTGTATGTCCTCACAGAGCCCTGTCTTGCCATGTCCCCAGATCCCTGACACACTGGGTGAATCAGCAAGAGATGGGAAGTCCTTCCCGCCTGGCCCAGGAGAGAAAGGAGTCACTCACCTCCAAGGCAGCTAGTCGGCGTTCCATGTACTCCACAAGGTGGTGCTGCTGTCCTTGAAGGGGTTGCAGCCATGACAAAAGGAACAAGGTGACAAGAGGCGTGCGGGGCCCCATGGCAGCAGGAGAACGGGGCCGGAGTAGAGTGTGAGGTCCTGTGCCTTTTCCACTCAAGCCCGCTGCTTAGCTttggaggcggggtgggggcggtgctttctctctttctggatctCGGGTCTCTCTCACTCACTACTCTGGAATGCTTTCACAGTCTCCATACAGCCCCCACCCGCTCCTTTCTGCCTGGACTGATCAAACACAGATGGCCCTATGGCAGAGCAGCCAGAAGCCTTAACCGCCTCCCACctaggatgcaggctccccgggagaggggaagaagatgAAACCCCAGGGCAGAGGCCTCCCGGGCAGAGGCCTTCCGGGCAGTCACCCAGAAAAAGGAGctggcagcaggagggaggggccccAGAGTACACTCAGCAAACTCTATTCCTGTTTTAGGAGAATGCATGCTTCCTTCCAGTCAGTGCTGGCTTCTGAAGAAACATCCATCattaatcttttcctttcccagcaATAATAGCATGAATTGTTTTCTGCCTTGTTGAGTGGAAGCTGGAAGCAGGAGAGATGAGGTTTGAGGAGAAGAGGTGGGAGAAAAGATCGGAGGTCCCAGCTACACTACCATCTTCTATAGCTCATTGGCGCCATCTTGTGATAGGCACCTGGTGTCATCTCAGGATTCACagggaaaccaaggcttagaCCACACGTCCCGTGGAAAATTTTCCACAAAGTGAGCCAAGCAGATTGAGTTTACAGGGGTTTTCatcattaaaacacagatttcccCACAGACTCACCCAACTACTTAAGGGGCTATCCCAATCTCTCTCTGATTTAGCCTAAGGAAGAGAATataacagatttaaaaacaaacaaaaacaaacccagatcACTGacaatttaaattaattcttGATTACCTGGAAGTGAGATTGATGGCAGAGCCTTTCTACTTGGCTTTCTCTTGCCTGAACGCTTCTAGGTATATTCTCTTACCAAAACTGGGGAACGTTCAGTGAGTCCACCCTCGTTTCATGTccatttatttaggaaaaaaaaaaaaggaaaaatataatgtGTTGCAGTCTAAATCAAAATACATGTGTTCTGACTTCCCTACCAATGGGAGAGAAGAGCTTATTGATCATTTCTCTTGGTTATGGTCCAAAAGTGTTTCTAAATGTGTCTCATCTCTATATCCCAACCATGACTGCAGAACCCCACAATGAATTAATGACCATTGTAGGGTAGATGTGTCCTGAAacatgtgtcaaaaaaaaaaaagccaagtgagTATAGTGTTTATTCAGAGACCTGCAGTGATTGATCTAGACAAATCTCTATTTCTTTATCAGGAGAAATTTTCTTCACTTTAGAATCAAGAGAAATCTAATCAGAGGGGCTCCTTCTCCAAAAGGACTTCTAACAATGCAGCTTGAAAGGTGGGAAAAATAGCGTCTTCTGTGGTGGTTCTGATTTTCATTACGATACTTCAGATGGTTGGTGGAATGTGCTAGGAAACAAAGTTTAGTTATCCTGGGTCAGAAGTTCTGTCTCTTTCAGAGGGCCAGGACCAGATGATCTTCAGTTAGGGCCCAGACACTCCATTCTTGGGCAGTGTTTTCTACCAACTCCGATTCATTTCCATTGAGGATATTTGTATGAAAGATGGATTTGCCCCTAAGCTGCCACTGATGTTCAGATGCCATGTACTTAGCCACTCCAAAGATGCCATTTTTTGGTCCCCTTTGCACCCCTCTAACAGAAGTCAAGAACAGCCACATGAATCAgaaaatttacccattttattGATGCATTGCAATTGCTCTACATTTTACCATATTATgtagaaaatactgaaaatacaaGCTACTTTGTAAAACCAAAGACAAACATTGAATCCAAAGATAAACTATGTTTTACACAATGGACCCTTTTCCCGTAGTt
Proteins encoded:
- the OLFML3 gene encoding olfactomedin-like protein 3, with amino-acid sequence MGPRTPLVTLFLLSWLQPLQGQQHHLVEYMERRLAALEERLAQCQDQSSRHAAELRDFKNKMLPLLEVAEKEREALRTEADSISGRVDRLEREVDYLETQNPALPCVEVDEKVTGGPGIKGKGRRNEKYDMLTDCGYTISQVRSMKILKRFGGPAGLWTKDPMGPTEKIYVLDGTQNDTAFVFPRLRDFTLTMAARKASRVRVPFPWVGTGQLVYGGFLYYARRPPGGPGGGGELENTLQLIKFHLANRTVVDSSVFPAEGLIPPYGLTADTYIDLAADEEGLWAVYATREDDRHLCLAKLDPQTLDTEQQWDTPCPRENAEAAFVICGTLYVVYNTRPASRARIQCSFDASGTLTPERAALPYFPRRYGAHASLRYNPRERQLYAWDDGYQIVYKLEMRRKEEEV